In a genomic window of Ruminococcus albus 7 = DSM 20455:
- a CDS encoding DUF6431 domain-containing protein: MISNHISERKNDSRFAYMIRGHNSAIVYTMFIVSSFSSFVKDDIHYIFGKEEAVCPECGNHMRFNGRCRRFVFRENSRKREKYSMRVFYCSKCYHYHRELPDFVVPYKHLSAKIYAAICDAINEFVDDHSAARICRWVKGFLVFGAAIVRRLKLEHPTLVTNYDSNSTWDTLRYFVRVVVNIGEWK; the protein is encoded by the coding sequence ATGATTAGTAACCATATTTCAGAAAGGAAAAACGATAGCCGTTTTGCTTATATGATCCGCGGTCATAACTCGGCTATCGTCTACACTATGTTTATTGTATCGAGTTTTTCCTCATTTGTCAAAGACGATATTCATTATATTTTCGGTAAAGAAGAAGCAGTTTGCCCCGAGTGCGGTAATCATATGAGATTTAACGGCAGATGCAGACGTTTTGTTTTCCGTGAAAATAGCCGAAAGCGTGAAAAATACTCTATGAGAGTTTTTTACTGTTCTAAGTGCTATCACTATCATCGTGAACTGCCGGATTTTGTTGTCCCGTACAAGCATTTAAGCGCCAAAATCTACGCTGCTATTTGTGATGCAATAAATGAGTTCGTTGATGACCACTCAGCAGCACGCATTTGTCGCTGGGTAAAAGGCTTTTTAGTATTCGGTGCTGCGATCGTAAGAAGACTGAAACTTGAACACCCGACCCTTGTGACAAATTACGATAGCAATTCCACATGGGATACGCTCAGATATTTTGTCAGGGTGGTAGTAAACATAGGCGAATGGAAATAG